One stretch of Streptomyces sp. NBC_00443 DNA includes these proteins:
- a CDS encoding DUF6380 family protein, which yields MDIPVQGDVTGEKWRATLRCRVASLTETTGRAPFKHLHGGRPGEGAR from the coding sequence ATGGACATTCCGGTCCAAGGTGATGTCACCGGCGAAAAGTGGCGGGCAACCCTCCGCTGCCGAGTCGCGTCCCTGACTGAGACGACCGGCCGTGCACCGTTCAAGCACCTGCACGGCGGTCGGCCAGGGGAGGGTGCACGATGA
- the hpnD gene encoding presqualene diphosphate synthase HpnD produces MIRTVESAPHASAPVLAAYSYCEAVTGQQARNFAYGIRLLPTPKRRAMSALYAFSRRVDDIGDGALSGDVKIARLEDTRKLLTRIRDGAVAEDDTDPVAVALAHAAGAFPIPLGGLDELIDGVLMDVRGETYETWDDLKVYCRCVAGAIGRLSLGVFGTGPGARGAERAPEYADTLGLALQLTNILRDIREDAEGGRTYLPSDDLAKFGCSAGFSGPTPPEGSDFAGLVHFEVRRARALFAEGYRLLPMLDRRSGACVAAMAGIYLRLLDRIERDPEAVLRGRVSLPGREKAYVAVRGLSGLDARHATRRTVSRAVRRRA; encoded by the coding sequence GTGATCCGGACCGTGGAGTCTGCACCACACGCGTCCGCACCGGTACTCGCCGCCTACAGCTACTGCGAGGCCGTCACAGGGCAGCAGGCCCGGAACTTCGCTTACGGCATCAGGCTGCTGCCCACGCCGAAGCGCCGCGCGATGTCGGCGCTGTACGCGTTCTCGCGCCGGGTCGACGACATCGGCGACGGCGCCCTGAGCGGTGACGTCAAGATCGCCAGGCTCGAGGACACCCGGAAGCTGCTGACCCGGATCCGCGACGGAGCGGTCGCCGAGGACGACACCGACCCCGTGGCCGTCGCCCTCGCCCACGCCGCCGGCGCCTTCCCGATCCCGCTCGGCGGGCTGGACGAGCTCATCGACGGTGTCCTGATGGACGTACGCGGCGAGACCTACGAGACCTGGGACGACCTGAAGGTCTACTGCCGCTGCGTGGCCGGCGCCATCGGACGGCTCTCGCTCGGTGTGTTCGGCACCGGGCCCGGCGCGCGCGGCGCCGAGCGCGCACCCGAGTACGCCGACACGCTCGGGCTGGCCCTCCAGCTCACCAACATCCTGCGGGACATCCGCGAGGACGCCGAGGGCGGACGCACCTATCTGCCCTCCGACGACCTCGCAAAATTCGGCTGCTCGGCCGGCTTCAGCGGGCCGACCCCGCCGGAGGGCTCCGACTTCGCGGGCCTCGTGCACTTCGAAGTGCGTCGGGCCCGCGCCCTGTTCGCCGAGGGCTACCGGCTGCTGCCCATGCTGGACCGGCGCAGCGGTGCCTGCGTCGCCGCGATGGCCGGCATCTACCTGCGCCTCCTCGACCGCATCGAGCGCGACCCGGAGGCCGTGCTGCGGGGCAGGGTCTCACTGCCCGGGCGCGAGAAGGCCTACGTCGCCGTGCGAGGTCTGTCCGGTCTGGACGCGCGGCATGCGACCCGCCGAACCGTCAGCCGTGCCGTCAGGAGGCGCGCCTGA
- the hpnC gene encoding squalene synthase HpnC, whose protein sequence is MCRPCAGQSTVTGKSARPGEPERDTLDKAAAENFPVAPFFLPKAWRTDLMAVYGFARLVDDIGDGDLAPGGADARLLGVSPKEAEDRLALLDAFEADLRRVFDGTPGHPLLRRLQYTVRRRSLTPAPFLGLIAANRQDQLVGRYETYDDLLAYCELSANPVGRLVLAVTGTGTPERIRRSDAVCTALQLVEHLQDVAEDLGRDRIYLPAQDMKRFHVQETDLAAKTAGASVRALVAYEAERALDLLNEGTPLVGSVHGRLKLLLAGFVAGGRAAVRAIAAAEYDVLPGPPKASKLQLLREVGVTLRGEG, encoded by the coding sequence ATGTGCCGTCCTTGCGCCGGGCAGTCCACGGTGACGGGAAAATCCGCGCGTCCAGGTGAACCGGAGCGCGACACACTCGACAAGGCCGCCGCGGAGAACTTCCCCGTGGCGCCGTTCTTCCTGCCCAAGGCCTGGCGGACCGACCTCATGGCCGTGTACGGCTTCGCCCGCCTCGTGGACGACATCGGCGACGGCGATCTCGCTCCCGGCGGCGCCGACGCCCGTCTGCTCGGCGTGTCGCCCAAGGAGGCCGAGGACCGGCTCGCGCTCCTCGACGCCTTCGAGGCCGACCTGCGCCGGGTCTTCGACGGCACCCCCGGCCACCCCCTGCTGCGCCGCCTGCAGTACACCGTCCGCCGCCGCTCACTGACCCCCGCGCCCTTCCTCGGCCTGATCGCCGCGAACCGCCAGGACCAGCTCGTCGGGCGGTACGAGACCTACGACGATCTCCTTGCCTACTGCGAACTGTCGGCCAACCCCGTCGGCCGGCTCGTCCTCGCCGTCACCGGCACCGGGACGCCCGAGCGGATCCGCCGTTCCGACGCGGTGTGCACCGCGCTGCAGCTCGTCGAGCACCTCCAGGACGTCGCCGAGGATCTCGGCCGTGACCGGATTTATCTGCCCGCGCAGGACATGAAGCGTTTTCACGTCCAGGAAACCGATCTGGCGGCAAAAACAGCAGGCGCATCGGTGCGCGCCCTGGTTGCATACGAAGCCGAACGCGCTCTGGACCTCCTGAATGAAGGCACCCCCCTGGTGGGTAGCGTCCACGGCAGGCTCAAGCTGCTGCTGGCGGGATTCGTGGCCGGGGGAAGGGCGGCGGTCCGTGCGATCGCCGCCGCCGAATACGACGTACTTCCCGGCCCGCCCAAGGCCAGCAAGCTCCAGCTGCTGCGCGAGGTGGGCGTGACTCTGCGAGGAGAGGGGTGA
- a CDS encoding ABC transporter ATP-binding protein, with protein MAVAEQRTDSHIPTVIADELHIVYRVNGAKTGKGSATAALSRILKRGSDDAARGVRKVHAVRGVSFVAYRGEAIGLIGSNGSGKSTLLRAIAGLLPPEKGKVYTDGQPSLLGVNAALMNDLTGERNVILGGLAMGMSREQIKERYQQIVDFSGINEKGDFITLPMRTYSSGMAARLRFSIAAAKDHDVLMIDEALATGDRKFQKRSEERIRELRKEAGTVFLVSHNNKSIRDTCNRVLWLERGELRMDGPTDEVLKEYEKFTGK; from the coding sequence ATGGCCGTGGCTGAACAGAGGACGGATTCCCACATCCCCACCGTCATCGCGGACGAGCTGCACATCGTCTACCGCGTCAACGGCGCCAAGACAGGCAAGGGCAGCGCCACCGCCGCACTCAGCCGCATCCTCAAGAGGGGCTCCGACGACGCGGCGCGGGGCGTGCGCAAGGTGCACGCGGTCCGCGGCGTCTCCTTCGTCGCCTACCGCGGCGAGGCCATCGGCCTGATCGGCTCCAACGGCTCCGGCAAGTCCACCCTGCTGCGCGCCATCGCCGGCCTGCTCCCGCCCGAGAAGGGCAAGGTCTACACCGACGGCCAGCCCTCGCTGCTGGGCGTGAACGCGGCACTGATGAACGACCTCACCGGCGAGCGCAACGTCATATTGGGCGGGCTCGCCATGGGCATGTCCCGCGAGCAGATCAAGGAGCGCTACCAGCAGATCGTCGACTTCTCGGGCATCAACGAGAAGGGCGACTTCATCACCCTGCCGATGCGCACCTACTCCTCCGGCATGGCGGCCCGGCTGCGCTTCTCCATCGCCGCGGCCAAGGACCACGACGTCCTCATGATCGACGAGGCGCTGGCCACCGGCGACCGCAAGTTCCAGAAGCGCTCCGAGGAACGCATCCGCGAGCTGCGCAAGGAAGCCGGCACCGTGTTTCTCGTCAGTCACAACAACAAGTCGATCCGCGACACCTGCAACCGCGTCCTGTGGCTGGAACGTGGCGAGCTGCGCATGGACGGACCGACGGACGAGGTCCTCAAGGAGTACGAGAAGTTCACGGGCAAGTAG
- a CDS encoding ABC transporter permease: MSETTHDGSVAVSAPPSPDEGLTAAALAAKYGLSVSGARPSLFEYVRQLWDRRHFILAFSRAKLTAQYSQAKLGQLWQVATPLLNAAVYFLVFGLILQADRGMSREVYIPFLVTGVFVFTFTQSSVMAGVRAISGNLGLVRALHFPRASLPISFALQQLQQLLYSMIVLFAVALGFGSYPAMSWLLIVPVLVLQFLFNTGLAMIMARAGSKTPDLAQLMPFVMRTWMYASGVMFSIPIMLKGKPEWIATVLQWNPAAVYMDLMRFALIDGYGSSNLPDHVWAVALGWAMLVAVGGFVYFWKAEERYGRG; the protein is encoded by the coding sequence GTGAGTGAGACAACGCACGACGGCTCAGTCGCGGTGAGCGCGCCTCCGTCGCCCGACGAGGGACTCACGGCGGCCGCGCTGGCCGCCAAGTACGGGCTGTCCGTGAGCGGCGCCCGCCCCTCGCTGTTCGAGTACGTCCGTCAGCTCTGGGACCGGCGGCACTTCATCCTCGCGTTCTCGCGGGCGAAGCTGACCGCGCAGTACAGCCAGGCGAAGCTCGGCCAGCTCTGGCAGGTGGCCACCCCGCTGCTGAACGCGGCCGTGTACTTCCTTGTCTTCGGCCTGATCCTCCAGGCCGACCGCGGCATGTCCCGTGAGGTGTACATCCCGTTCCTGGTCACGGGCGTCTTCGTCTTCACCTTCACGCAGAGCTCGGTGATGGCGGGCGTACGCGCGATCTCCGGCAACCTCGGCCTGGTCCGCGCGCTGCACTTCCCGCGCGCCTCACTGCCGATCTCCTTCGCGCTCCAGCAGCTCCAGCAGCTGCTGTACTCGATGATCGTGCTGTTCGCCGTGGCCCTGGGCTTCGGCAGCTACCCGGCGATGTCCTGGTTGCTGATCGTGCCGGTGCTCGTCCTGCAGTTCCTCTTCAACACCGGCCTCGCGATGATCATGGCCCGGGCGGGCTCGAAGACCCCGGACCTGGCGCAGCTGATGCCGTTCGTGATGCGTACGTGGATGTACGCGTCCGGCGTGATGTTCTCCATCCCGATCATGCTCAAGGGCAAGCCGGAGTGGATCGCGACCGTCCTGCAGTGGAACCCGGCCGCCGTCTACATGGACCTGATGCGCTTCGCCCTCATCGACGGCTACGGCTCCTCGAACCTGCCCGACCACGTCTGGGCGGTCGCGCTCGGCTGGGCCATGCTGGTGGCCGTCGGCGGCTTCGTGTACTTCTGGAAGGCGGAGGAGAGGTATGGCCGTGGCTGA